The genome window aactgtagtaaaacaaaaattgtaGTTTTTGGCAGTAGGAGGAAGAAATATAACTGGCCAATAGCAGATCAGCCTGTTGAGCAAACCTCCTTATACAAATATTTAGGTGTAATAGTCCAGGAATCTTTATCATGGAAGACtcaagtaaaaagaaaaaaatatctagCACAAGATTAATCACAAACATATTATTAAAATCCTTTTATGGCAAAAGTGGCCAATTGCTTTCCCCAATCCTCAAAATGTTCCAAAGTAAAGTCCACTCTCAACTAATGTATGGTGCAGAAATTTTGGGATGGAAGATTGGTTTAGTAGGAAAATTCGAAATGACTCAAGATGTTTTTCTGAGGCAGATTCTAGGCCTTTTGCCTTCAGCCTCTGCTCCTCTACTTTGGATGGAAGTAGGCTTACCATCTAGTATGACAAAAATACACCTAAGAATACTCTTGCATTATAAAAGGCTATCAGCTCTAAATAATGATCATTTAGTGAGCTTAATTTATAGATATAAGGTGAGCATAAATACATGGGAGGAACAAATTTCTCCCATCCAAGAGATCAATGTTCAAAGTATCAGCACTCCTCTTTATTGTGTTAGCTACTTCTaaacatactttttaaaatgttgtacataCAATTGGTATGCGACTTATCCAAGGTGATATttggaatatatttttttaattacatgaTTTTCAGAGACTCGGGAATTTAAAATGTTGGCACTGGCGGCTTACATGAAATGCCCATTGTGGCAAAGGCTGGCTTCAGGAAGATTTGCATTGATGTaagtttatatttaaaaataagaaacagTTAATTCAGAAAAATAGACTTGTATAATGAACAGCCtgcagaatgcccccccccccgcacaaacaCTAATCCTGATTTACAAATTTCCATTTGCCTGATATCTGATAACCAGATGTATAGAAGGGAAAtatagagggtgtgtgtgtgttaaaatgcTGTTTAATGTAAGGAGCCAGGCATATTTGTGGAGGCTTAGAGAGAGGAGCCTGCAACTGTTTTGCTTTCACTCTGTGATGGCCCTTTAAGACCTGGGTCTCCTTTCAGattcctgctcccccctccccccctttccctgtgtCTTTTCCTAGTTGCCTCCAGCAGAGCTCTGTGTTCCTTTTTACATCACTGCTGCCCTTCCTATGTCCTTCGGCTGTGGTGAGAACAACAGCAGAATTCCTGCTTGCACAAGCTGTTCTTAATGATAGGGAGAGTCAAGGGCAAGAGACACAGCTGCACTGGGATGGAGATACAAGCAGACAAGGAATGGAGGAGACAGGCAAAGAAGAGGGCGGTACAGGGGCAGAGTCTAGGCATGGGACCAGAGCCAGCTTCTCAGAGCCAAAGCTAAGCAATATGAACTTGCAGCCCAGTTAGCATTTCTGACTGCAGACTGTAGCAGTTCGGCTAAAGGCCGTCTACATTATCTGCTGTTTTTGCCCTCCAGGAACAGCCTGGTTTGTTATTGATTCTGCAGAAGCATTAGAACATCAGCTCACTCTGCAGTGTCCTGAGCTCTGCAAGGAGATGGAGCCAAGGCAGCAGGAGATGCTGATGACGAACCAGGAATGGCGTCCAGAAAGGAGAGAACAGAAGCAGTTTGTTGGGGAAGGTGCACCCTCAGGGGAAAACAGTTTCCAGGAAGGAGGTGAAACATTGGGACGAGAAGGCGCTCCAACCCAAGGAACTGCCAACGCCATATTACAGCTGCAAAGCAGTTTCAAAAGAGAAGGTACTCCTGAGAATGAGGGTCTGAAAGAACAAGGTCTGAGGCCCTCCCAAGATTACTCAGGCCTAGGCAAAGAGGGACGTTCCAGTTCCCCAGCAGAAGAGATGGTCATATTAAAAAGAGCAGTGAAGGAGGAAGATATGTTGCCAGCTGGAGAGAGGAGGTGTGAGGATTCCCTGATGAGGGAACTCTCTGAGATGGTGCAGAAggtggttaagaaaagcagcTGGTGGGAGAAGCACGGCATTGACGTCACTATTATTGCTCTgaactttctcttccttccagtAGGTAAGCAGACTGCCAAGGATGTTTTGGTGTGCTGTAAAGTGTGGCTCCTGCCTGATTTTCCTATTCTGTATTAACAGGGACATCTGCAGGTCATGgggaaacagggttgccaactctagtttgggaaatacctagacATTTAGGGTGGAGCattgggagggtgaggtttgggaagggaaattacctcagcagggtctaatgcTATAGgacccactctccaaagcagccattttctccaggagagctgatgtctgtcatctggcaaccagctgtaattctgggcgatctccagcccctacctggaggcCAGCAACCCTGTGGGGAAATCAGTTTTCTGTTTTATTGATGTTGAACACTGTGGGAGATTATGTATTTGATTGCCAGATATTATAGCCAGCAAGGGGATAAGTATTACATCTTGCCCTTCATTGCCCTGCTTATGAGAAATaggctagatggactcttggtctgaccTTAGCCTGGCACTTATTTTTGGGTCTGAATTTTGATTAGTACAGGCAACAATTTCCCTTTAGCGCTATGGCCACAGTTCCCAGCCTACCATCAGAGGAATATGGCCAGTACCTACACTACAAATGATCAGTTACAACACTGTATTGAAACCAGGATGCTGAGGTTCTTACAGATTTATATGAGCAGAAGAAATCTCTAAAGGTAATCAAGTTCAGCCCTAATTAGTTATGTGGCAAACTGTATTGAGCACCAATAGTCATGGGCAAATATCACAATGGtttaaaaaacagcattgctGTTAAAGGAATGCTATGTTTTGTTGCAGGATCCAGatccaaattatttattttgcaaaatgtaGACTCCCTCCTTTCTGTCCATAGTTGGATAAGATAGGAATGGTCAGTTCCTGTATTTTAAGGAGCCAATCTGTCTCCAAACAGTAGTCCAGTAATTGCGCTGGAAAATCTGATCCTCTCATGGATGGTCAGGCTTTATAATTATTGCAATAAGGTCACTGCTGTCCTGCTGTAAATTAACTTCATGTGCCAGGGCAGGGAATGGACCACCAAGAAATGAAGGTGTTGCCCCAAAATTCCTCAAGAGGCACATTGTCTCTGTGGTCTATGCCTTCCATGTGTATGCGTGAAACAGCAATACAATTTAATGTATATGTAATTTAATGTATACAATTTAATGTATATGTAATTCATTGGGTGTCTCATTGCTTGTCTATAAAACTGAGGCATATTAAAACACAAAGTATCTCTCACAACTTTTGGAAAACAAATTTATCCTCTTCGTGAATGAAATGGTGAGTTATGTTTTTATCACTTTTTGATTAAAATTTTGACTGAAGTTCCTATAAATCTGTGGTTCGTATCCTTGTTCACCTGTGAAGCccattgggtgaccttaggctgttATACAAATCAATTAAATTGTCAGTTCACCCATCTTTGGAATTACAGATGTTATCTTGTCAGCGTACATTAGGATTACCTTAAATCTGTTGAGACGTGAGGCAGGAGAACTGGTTCTTCTTGTGTGATATGTTAGGTTGCTCAACCACAATGGAGGTGCAGTGCTGCATACACAAGCAAAGACCTACCCATGGAAATGATATCACGCCCACTGTTATGCCATGTACTACACACAGAGAATGTTCTAATGATTCCCAAGATATGCAATAATAGTCCACCGTAACATATTGCATGCAGAAAGTTGGGATTTATCAGTTGTAAACATTGTTCGAGATATCCGTggagtgaacctttggcactccaggatgttatggattctcaaaattccctccccatcACCGCCCCTGGCCAGCATGGCGCCAAATTGGcgaggaggggctgatgggaattgtagtccataacatctggagtaccaaaggttcgccaccactgccctataataAATAGGCTGTAATAAAATAGTAAAACAGCCTGGAGAAAAGTCCCTTTAACAGCAGTTTAACtgttatttaccaagtgatgtcatttacctccatgccaaAGGAAGTGAACGTTGCCTCACATTAGACTTCTATTAAAGAGAcgggacatttttttcctccagtgtaCCTATAGACTGTGAGTCTGTGCTTACCCTATTTACAGATTGTTCCAGCTATACTGCACTTTATTGCTGTACTATACTATATTTATGGATTGCTCCAGCTATATTAGATTTATCCAATTCCACTTGTCAGGTTTGGTGCGTATGTAATGGCCTGTGATGCAAACTAGTCGTGGCACCTGATGCCTGTGCATCATAATGCAACTATTATGGCCAGGTTGGGTTTGTTTATTTCAAGTGATGAGTGAAGGAAGGAGATGACTGTTGTTATGACCTTATTCCAGATCCCATTTATGAGTTTTGACAGATCAGGTCAAAAACACTGCATTTCACTTCCTAAAAACTGGGCCCCCAAATCCATAAAATCTTGTCCTGAACATATGAGAAGAAGTTTGCCAGAAAATAGTCACATCTGGAGGTGGGACCCTGATTAGGGTGGTATACTACAGGACTCCCATTTATAGTTTTCTCTGGAGTCCTAACTGGTCGTATCATTCAACCAGCAATGGCATCTACTTTGACAGAAAAAATTCTAAACTAGTTAATGAGATGTTCTGCTTAGTGTTTGTCCTTGATTATTTTGACCATTAGGAATTTGTTTATATAGACATGGTTGAATGTGTTTGAAGGTCTGTCTAGATGTTACAAGAGATGTATTTGTGtcatgtcttttaatttttttcaaacaaaaacaaaaccaccccaaacccaggaaaaaaaagaacaagggggacaaaagagaaagaaatacacacacaaatatctaaaaataaattgcttagcttctaagagaCGGGCAGATACCatagtttaaaagtacataaGTATCCTAAAGAATCAAtgaacattctaatacaaaattgatacGACTAATAACTTTTTCTTGGAAAAACGGAATGACTGGCTATGCCCAAAACATATGTTTAAGAGGTGTGTCCTGTCAATTACAAAACCAACATTTAGATACTTTATTCAGTCCTTTGCTAAATAGTCACTGTGGTGTCCAGTATATCTTCAACATAATTTTTGCAGAATGAATCACAGCTTAAGATCCATGGAGAGGATAAGTATAAACTTTAAGACAATATTCCATTGCTTTAGCAAAACAAAGGCAATCAAAACTCTTGATTCCATTCATTCATAAGACTCTccatatcatatttattaatcaacatcaaatatttataggcaaatattgtaggttttgttttcttcttctattcagcTAGCATTTAGAGGAGCAAAATGGACTCTGAaatgcttacagtgcaatcctaaaaagagttactccagtctaagcctattgaaatgaatggacttagactggattAACTCTTTCTATAACTGCACTGTCAGTGCTGTAAGGCTGTATTAAGATACCAATTGCAAATATTGCCATTCAACAGAAGTGGACAAGTCATATCTAGTCCTCAGCTGAGAAAATGATGTGGTGGTTGTTTCTTGTTTGTTTCCCCCCATTCCTTATAACCTTTAGTTTAACAGAAAATtagtttatttataaaatgtttaaGCCACCATACTACCAAACTCATGGTCCCCAAGGCAATTAacactaaaaacattaaaataatatttaaaagacATACAAATATATATGAACAGTTAGAACGCACATATAAACACATGAATGGGAGAAAGTCTTTACCTTTTAGCAGAAGACAATAACAGAAGGGAGCAGATGAATCTCCCAAGGAAGTTCCATAATTGTCATGTCACAGCTGAGAAGGCTCTTTCCTGGGTTGCCACCCACCTGACCTCAGATAGCAGGGACATCTgaacagggcctccaaagatgaccatggTGGTTCAGAAGGTTCATATGGTTATGGGGGTTAGGTGGTTTTTTAATCATTCTCTTTGTTGCCCATCTCCTGCCACTGACAGCCAATGATCTGGGACAGGGATGGTGCAATTCACAGCATAGGGGCAGCACGTCAAGTGTTGTGTTCATGCCACAAGTCACAAGGAAGAGACCTAAAATGGCAACAACTCCATGACTAGCTAGATCCTTTCAGTCAAatcaatgttaaaaaaaacaaaaccatagGCAGCCCTTATTTCAAAACATTAAAGCTTCACTAGATCCCAAGTGCAGGCACAATCTAGCTCCACAGGGTTCTTATTCTGTTCAGTCTCCCTTCTAGCTTGAGCTAAACCCAAATAAATCAGAGAGCTTTATTATTCAAACTGGGTAGAAAATTGTCATTCTTTATCTGCTGTGTTCTTTGACACAGGAAAAGATAAATTCCTAAaatttcctctcctttcccaggGTTCTTGCTTCTGCGTTCAGACAGTATTTTTTCTTTCCTGATGGGCATCGTAGTCTTGGGTGTGGCACATTTCACAATAACCGTGAAGGGGAGCCAcctggccagccacagttctctggtGGAGTCTAAGTCGTGGGGGAAAGTATTGGCCATATTCTTCGAAGAGGTGCGTTTTCAGAAAGCCATACTGGTGGCACAGAAAGCAATGCCGAGTTTTGTTACGCATAGAATCCAACAGGCTTGTGTGAAACAGAAATTTGACAAACCCTACAACACACCATGAAATGGAAGACATGTTGTTGCTTGGAAATCTACTGCCCCAAGTTCCCCAATTGTTATACAACCCATCCCAAAAATCCTTACTGGGCTATGCAGTGGAACTGTTGTAAAGGATTATGCCGGGATGCATTGAAATCCAGAAGACCTACCACTTGTAGTAGGTGGTATATGTATATAAATACTACATAGACATAATACAGAGACCAAATCTTTCAGCCTTCGCTAATGTTTTAatcactggttctggtgggttttccgggctgtgtggccatggtctggtggatacACCAGatcacggctacacagcccagaaaacccaccataaccagttgaattcggccgtgaaagccttcaacaatatgttttAATCACTGTTTCTGTATTTCAATATATGTATTTTAGTTGTGCTCTTACTTATTTTTGTGATGTGTTTTCATAATGCTGTCTTTTTTTAATGCCTGACCCtgacaggaaagaaaaatgggtgtaaattttgtagataaataaataatgctgtgcATTGTAAAAGTGGATATCTCTAATTCTAGCTAAGTCTTGCTAATCTTCCTGGATATCTGAACTGGCCATGTTTCATGTTTCGGGcaggatggcccttggggtcttgtctgtctgtctgtctgtctgtctgtctgtctgtctgtctgtctgtctgtctgtcttctggCATCACTTCTAGGCAAAGACAAAACCACAGCAAAAATTAATCCAAACATTTGTAATCTGTTTTCAGTTCTACCAAGTTATGTCTGCATGCAATGTTAGCATTAGACTTATTTGATTCAGGGCCTATCAGAAAATGGCTTCCCTACAAAAACTGGTTTTCAATGTTTATTTGTGCAAACCTTCACTTCAAACTTGCAGGACAACTTGAAGCAGGTAAAGCAAGCTTATCTTCCTGGTACCTCTCTACTCCCAGGTTCCAAAAGAACCGAGGCTGTGGTTACTTGCCTGTAATGAGTTCTTTAAACAGTGCAAATTGACCAAATACCTTCCTTGGTGTATTACGGTGATTTTCAGGTAACAGTTGCCCAAATTCTTACATTAACATAGTCTCCTTTGTTTCAGAGGGACTGTTCTGGCTTAAACTGCAGATTTACAGTCTCGAGGCTCTGTTCTAAGCCTGCTTCATAACTGGTCTCATTTAAGTTgaatttactcccaagtaagcatgCTTAGGGACACTGTGGGAAAAGTAATGAGAGAAAGAAACTTGGcagacttttttaaaaggctcactgtgctgcagtggcatagcaagtggggaaagcacccggtacacccagaacacccttgccacatccccacaggggcgcgttCCTGGTGTGTCTCACTtccccctggagctacgcctctgctgtgctgttagtactttaaaaaacatttttaagtaTATCTGGTTGTGGTATATGATCTGCCAATCGAATATTAGCATATGCTACAACTGTCTGGCCACTCCATCATTGctacctcttcctctttctccctcctcctgttgCAAAATGAAATGCCTGGCAGATGGTTTTTTGAAAGGGGAGAAGATTGTACCACTTGCATCTCAGGCACCCAGATGAGAGGAGCTTTCTTTCCCAGGAGAGTGGCAATTACAGCAGCACCAAAGGAACAAGAGTGCAAACAGAGATAGAAAGCACTTGGCTGTGGCATATTCACCTTcccagcagtggtggcagcagggagACGGGAAAGCAAGCAGGGAAAGAAAGTGCTTGGCTGCGGGGTGCTTCCttcctttgcttgcttgcttgcccctTCATGCACTCTCCTGCTGCCTTCTTCATCTACTGCTACTGAGGAAAAAAAGCATTCTGCTTTCAAGAGCCTGGGATGGAAGAGGACATTTCCAACAATCacgagatggggaggggggagggagggatgatgCTGGCCAGTGACTGCAGGAGACACATCAGTATTAGATTAATTGATGTCCTCAGCCATGCCTATGCCAAAAGACTATTGACAGTattgaaagcttttttaaaaattgctgtctGTGTGCACACTAATGTTTTCATTTCTGTGAATCTTGTATCCGCATTCTGTATACAGGGGCTGGCAAtatctctttttcaaaatctttttttctatCCCAGGTTTGTTCAGCCTTCACAGCAGAGCAGGGGACCTACAACCATGTGAAGTTGCACCACGGCTACACAAATGTCATTGGTCTAGGGGATTCTAGTACATGGAAAATTCCTTTCCTAAACCGCTATGTCTACATGTTCATCGCACCCATAGCAATACCTATTATCACCCCTTTAGTGGCAATTGGTAGGCTACTTTCCTCTAATGTCTATTATATATTGGTGTAACTTCTGCAAACCAACTAgactctaggtccgtggtggtgaacctaaggcactccagatgttcatggactacaattcccatcagcccctgccagcatggccaattgtagtccatgaacatctggagtgccataggttcaccaccatggccctaggttAATGCTTAGAGCCtcgcggtggttaagagcaggtgcattctaatctggagaaccaggtttgattccccgttctgccacttcagctgtggaagctcatctggggaaccagattagcttgtgcactccaaaatgcatcagctgggtgaccttgggctagtcacggctcttctgagctctctcagccacacccacctcacaaagtgtttgttatggggggtgggaggagattgtaaacccctttgagtttccttactggagagaaagtgggggtataatccaaactcttctcttctacatgCAAAAGACTATTATGTTCTTAGTTCATTAAGATTATGTTTCTATTGTCATCATTCACTATAtatactgggtttttttgttgttcattGACATGGAAAAATGAAACTGAGAAAGAACAAAAGATTATTTAATCCAACTATCTGCCCCAAGGCAAGAGTCATCCACCCACCAAGCCCTTCCCAGATCCACCTACTCAGTTCAGGAAACTATGTGCCAAAAGCAAATGAAGGAGTACACAAAGCAGAGCTCCAGATCTCTGTAGCAAGCAAGCCAATCCGTAACTctagaggaaaggaaaagcaacTGGAACAGCCCCACCTGTGGGTAAATTTGTTCCTGAATTTAACTATGATGATCTGTCAGGACTCATACAAAGCCAAACATGGTAATGGCAACCCACACAAAGCAGTTCTATTGCAAAATAACTTCATGCTATCCAACATTCGTATCTTCTGATTGTCAAGCAAAACATTTTAATGGCTATTTTGTGTTAGGTTTGTATCCACAGTTGTCTTTGGTTTTCAGATGTTCACGTTCACAGCATGAGTAATTCTATTTTAAAGTAAATTCTTATTGATTctataactgtaaaaaaaattaggatCTAGATTATAAAGTAGGAAAAAAATCAACGATCAAGATAATCAGGCATTGTATGAAAAATCCTGAAATCTGCCATAAAAGAAAATGTACCCTTATTGATCAATGAAAAGTATTTCAAAAAGTTATCTTTGAAGGCAGTAGTCTTGAGTGCTTGGGTTGACACTGTGGTGGGTCACAAAACACTACAGAGACGGCAGTTTTTGTTGCATTTTGGCAGATCTGAGACTAGTAGTGTATATGCATCAATTGCAAGGGCGCCAGTTTCCTGCTTCTCCTTGCACGCATGCTGCCTTTCAAGGGAGCTGGAGACAGAAACACAAGCCGTGCACCATGAGGCACACCATGTGAGAGAGAAGCTATGGGTCACATCCCTGGAGGGATGTGTACTCAGTAGTAGAAACGATTCCTCCGGGGATGTGACCCATAGCTTGTCTCTCACATGGTGTTCCTCATGGTGCATGGCTTGTGTTTCTGTCTCCAGCTCCCTCGGCCTGCTGGCCTCAATCAATTCTGGCCATAACTCTGGCCTTGTTCCCATAGGGTTGCTTAAAGAAGTTAGATTGAAAACAGCCATCCGGACCCTCTGCTGCATGTTTCTTGGCCTGTACTCCCACTACTGGCTTCTGATCAATATCTCAGAGTTCCGGTCTACATGGTCTGCACTTGGCTGTATGCTGCTCACTCGATCTTTACTTGCCCATTCTTACATCCATGTTAATATCTTCCAGGTAAGGCTGTGTACGGTTCTTTCTGTTTCCCGCACAAGCTGGACATGTTGATTGGCTGGCTTTTGTGACAGTCATGAAGTCAAGTCCCTTTCCATTCGCAGATGGCTGTGAATAATATGGACTGGCTGGCCTTTGGGGCAATTACAAATCCACTTCCCATCCCCACATCTTAGAGCTGTGTtttaagtttgttttttttaaaaaaagaaatagcaatCTTTGAACAAGCACCAACAAAGATGTTGAACAATCATTTAAATGGATAAATATGTCAGATgtttgaaaaaatgttttaaaaccaagAGCTTGCTGAAGATGGGAAGCAGGGCTGCATGGGTAGTTGCTGCCCACAGGGTACTTACATGGTGACAAGGCTGGTGTCAGCATATCCTGAGGTGGGGCAGCAGCCACAGCCCAGGGCTTCTAGCAGGGTCCATTGCTGCTGACACCCCACCCATCTGCCTTGCCACGTCTTAATGCATCCTTCCTCCTGTTTGCTTATGAACACCTTGTCACCAGAGCCAGGGCTATAAGAgggcagtggtgtgtgtgtgtgtgcatcgtTCACTGGGTGTGTGccggtgggggcggaaaattgcccccgccccctcgctcccccccacttgccttagtttaaaagcagcctgatgggaactaccttagtttaaaacagcctttcaaagcagcctggtgggaactaccctgtttccctgaaaataagacctaccccgaaaataaggcctagcatgattttttgggatttttggaggatacttgaaaaataagccctagttacagattccccggtgcagctgatctggtcacatggggggcgccaaatcatggaaaaaaataagacatcccctgaaaataagccctgacACAttctttggagcaaaaattaatataagactgtgtcttatttttggggaaacacagtacacttcccaggagaccttaggaGCCCCATTCCCTGCAGGAacgggaggaagggggaggggtgggggggtagggccaggcgccatttcccgctccccccatgcctctgcttgTCACCCACATTCTTGGCCGCATGTTCTGCCTGCCCTTCTGGGAAAGGTTTTGCAAGTTGTATACGTGTCAcgggctggccacaaaggaggtACGAGGCAAAGTGTAGGGAACACTCACAGCTTTACTGATACAaaataatcaaagaagctcaCTGCTCCGTTGGCGCAGCAAAGGTCACACAAACTCAGTTCCCCAGaaccagttcagcaaagtccacaaaGTCAGGTTTAACAGAAGGTTCAGAGTAGGGCAGCCAGCAATGTGAGCTGGCTGAGTTGGCCCTAGGTctgtaaggccatcagaggccGGTCTGACcgcagctggttcctcatcctccaatgaggtACTGCAGCTAGGTCTCAAGTCAAAAGACCGACATGACAGgctatcatcctcactgtcagacacagcgGGGGAATAGACCCTGACAGTACGGTGGTAGTGGTTTTGGCTGCCACAGTGGACACACTCTTAGTTGCAGATGTGGGTGATGCAGGTGGGTGGGTTGGAAGAATGTTGGAGTGTGGTGGTtgacagaggaagggaggggatctCAGCACTTTCTGCCCAGGGCCCTGTCAAACCTACAACTGGCCCTCCTTGGTGATATATTAGCACAAGTTTGATCCTTCAGTGAACAATTGGAGTATTTCTCCCACAGCTTGTTTTCATCTTGGACCATGTGATCAGTTATCTGCAAAGGATTTTGGAAATGGTCAATCCAATATTGTCTATTTC of Sphaerodactylus townsendi isolate TG3544 linkage group LG03, MPM_Stown_v2.3, whole genome shotgun sequence contains these proteins:
- the FADS6 gene encoding fatty acid desaturase 6, which translates into the protein MEPRQQEMLMTNQEWRPERREQKQFVGEGAPSGENSFQEGGETLGREGAPTQGTANAILQLQSSFKREGTPENEGLKEQGLRPSQDYSGLGKEGRSSSPAEEMVILKRAVKEEDMLPAGERRCEDSLMRELSEMVQKVVKKSSWWEKHGIDVTIIALNFLFLPVGFLLLRSDSIFSFLMGIVVLGVAHFTITVKGSHLASHSSLVESKSWGKVLAIFFEEVCSAFTAEQGTYNHVKLHHGYTNVIGLGDSSTWKIPFLNRYVYMFIAPIAIPIITPLVAIGLLKEVRLKTAIRTLCCMFLGLYSHYWLLINISEFRSTWSALGCMLLTRSLLAHSYIHVNIFQHIGLPMFAPNKLPKRIHMMSSGVLNLPRNALLDWSFGHSLISCHTEHHLFPTLSDNMCLKIKPLVSQYLKEKKLPYNEDSYLARLKLFLNKYEELMVHVPPITELVGIQ